One window of the Chryseobacterium sp. CY350 genome contains the following:
- a CDS encoding cysteine desulfurase family protein has protein sequence MNKIYLDNAATTPLSAEVIDAMVETMKMNFGNPSSTHSFGQDAKILIENVRRQIAEYLHVSPAEIIFTSCGTESNNMIIKSAVEHLGVERIISSPMEHKCVSESILDMKKRKGVEVAYIRPNDKGDIDLDKLAELLKASDKKTLVSLMHANNEIGNIIDIKKVAQICKENNALFHSDTVQTMAHMNLDFSEIPVDFASCSAHKFHGPKGIGFAFIRKASGLKGIITGGPQERSLRAGTENVSGIVGLGKALEISLNNMDAYTEHMQNIKQYTIDRVSEVIPGVKFNGRSAEQANSLYTLISILLPYKNPLIGLQLDMKGIAVSQGSACSSGASKPSMVMMMVLSEDEMDDCTPLRVSFSHMTTKEDIDIFVNALQKISKDLIIENANVEHR, from the coding sequence ATGAATAAAATATATTTAGATAACGCTGCAACGACGCCTCTTTCAGCAGAAGTTATTGATGCTATGGTTGAGACCATGAAAATGAATTTCGGAAATCCTTCTTCAACACACAGTTTTGGTCAGGATGCTAAAATTCTTATCGAAAACGTGAGAAGGCAAATCGCAGAATATCTTCATGTAAGTCCGGCAGAAATTATTTTCACGTCTTGCGGAACAGAATCGAATAATATGATCATCAAATCTGCTGTCGAGCATTTAGGAGTTGAAAGGATTATCAGCTCGCCGATGGAGCATAAATGTGTTTCTGAGAGTATTCTTGATATGAAAAAGAGAAAGGGTGTTGAGGTAGCATATATCCGCCCGAATGACAAAGGAGATATTGATCTGGATAAACTTGCAGAGCTTTTAAAAGCTTCTGATAAAAAGACTTTGGTAAGTCTGATGCACGCAAATAATGAGATCGGAAATATTATAGATATTAAAAAAGTTGCTCAGATCTGCAAAGAAAATAATGCATTGTTTCATTCTGACACGGTGCAGACAATGGCACACATGAATTTGGATTTCTCTGAAATTCCTGTTGATTTTGCTTCTTGCAGTGCACATAAATTTCATGGCCCAAAAGGAATCGGTTTTGCATTTATTAGAAAAGCAAGTGGGTTGAAAGGCATAATAACTGGTGGGCCGCAGGAAAGAAGTTTAAGAGCGGGTACAGAAAATGTGAGTGGAATAGTAGGTTTGGGTAAAGCTCTGGAGATTTCACTTAACAATATGGATGCGTATACAGAGCATATGCAGAATATAAAACAATATACAATTGATAGGGTATCAGAAGTAATTCCTGGCGTAAAGTTTAATGGAAGAAGTGCTGAACAGGCTAATAGTCTGTACACATTGATCAGTATTCTATTACCATATAAAAATCCGTTGATCGGTTTGCAGCTTGATATGAAAGGAATTGCCGTTTCGCAGGGAAGCGCATGCTCTTCTGGTGCTTCAAAACCTTCAATGGTGATGATGATGGTGCTTTCTGAAGATGAGATGGATGATTGCACTCCGTTGAGAGTTTCATTTAGTCATATGACGACGAAAGAGGATATTGATATATTTGTCAATGCTCTGCAAAAGATTTCAAAAGATTTAATCATAGAAAATGCAAATGTTGAGCATAGATAG
- a CDS encoding HAD family hydrolase yields MKKLYCFDFDGTITYKDTMFMYLKFYNPSRFRMQFIKHIPLFILLKLKLAETEKVKKSFIGSILKGQLQTKIEEKSKQFFDEHYPNILRENALDFINNIDRENTASLIVTASLDIWAKPFAEKLQMNLVATQAEFKNGVFTGNFIGKNCNGKEKLERIKAEITDSKFDKIIAFGDTSGDKYMLKWANEGHYQFFH; encoded by the coding sequence ATGAAAAAATTGTATTGTTTTGATTTTGATGGCACTATTACCTATAAAGATACGATGTTTATGTATCTAAAATTTTACAACCCGTCGAGATTCCGGATGCAGTTTATAAAACATATTCCGCTTTTCATTTTATTAAAATTAAAACTTGCTGAGACTGAAAAAGTGAAAAAGAGTTTCATTGGTTCAATTTTGAAAGGTCAGTTGCAAACTAAAATAGAGGAAAAGTCTAAACAGTTTTTCGATGAGCATTATCCTAATATTTTAAGAGAAAATGCTCTTGATTTTATCAATAACATCGACAGAGAAAACACCGCAAGTCTTATTGTGACAGCTTCTCTGGATATCTGGGCAAAACCCTTCGCCGAAAAACTTCAAATGAACCTCGTTGCCACTCAAGCCGAGTTTAAAAATGGAGTTTTTACAGGAAACTTTATCGGTAAAAATTGCAACGGAAAAGAGAAATTAGAAAGGATAAAAGCTGAAATTACTGATTCTAAATTTGATAAAATCATAGCGTTCGGTGATACTTCCGGAGATAAATATATGCTAAAGTGGGCAAATGAAGGTCATTATCAATTTTTTCACTAA
- a CDS encoding SDR family NAD(P)-dependent oxidoreductase, translating into MIVLGSTSEVAQAFVEKALREGERFERIYLFTSNKETTERFARHIDVKFLQESEIIELDLTKEINYQNFDYITSSLLFCATGYLGEGTDEGLYDNKNTQRIIDINYSKLVPIINYFAQKFESRRSGTIIGLSSVAGERGRQSNFIYGSAKAAFTAYLSGLRNYLFDKKVHVMTVKPGFMATKMTEGLPLNPKLTATPKQAADCIYNAFKKQKNVTYVLPIWGVIMMIIRNIPEFIFKKLKL; encoded by the coding sequence ATGATAGTTCTGGGAAGTACATCCGAAGTAGCGCAGGCTTTTGTAGAAAAGGCTTTGCGGGAAGGAGAGAGGTTTGAAAGAATTTATCTTTTCACCTCTAATAAAGAAACAACAGAGCGGTTTGCGAGGCATATCGACGTGAAGTTTCTACAGGAATCTGAAATTATTGAGCTCGATCTTACAAAAGAAATTAACTATCAGAATTTTGATTATATCACTTCAAGTCTGTTGTTTTGTGCAACCGGATATTTAGGTGAAGGAACTGATGAAGGTCTTTATGACAATAAAAATACACAGCGTATTATTGATATTAATTATTCTAAACTTGTACCAATTATTAATTATTTTGCTCAGAAATTTGAGAGCAGAAGATCGGGTACAATTATAGGTCTCTCATCGGTTGCAGGCGAAAGAGGAAGGCAGAGTAATTTTATATATGGTAGCGCAAAAGCTGCTTTTACTGCATATTTAAGTGGATTAAGAAATTATCTTTTTGATAAAAAAGTACATGTAATGACGGTAAAGCCAGGCTTTATGGCAACGAAAATGACGGAAGGTTTACCACTGAATCCGAAATTAACGGCTACTCCAAAGCAGGCTGCAGATTGTATTTACAACGCATTCAAAAAACAAAAGAATGTGACATACGTTTTACCGATTTGGGGCGTTATAATGATGATTATCAGAAATATTCCTGAGTTTATTTTTAAAAAATTAAAGCTGTAA
- a CDS encoding FAD-binding oxidoreductase, whose translation MKPNFIQKVTNWGNFPIVEKEMRSEDSFRKIKEFVLDHNEVIARGNGRCYGDASLGENIFSTKKLNKFISFDRLNGVIECESGVLLSEVLEISVPQGYFLYVTPGTKFISVGGAIASDVHGKNHHAEGCFSEYVLEFKLMVENGEIIICSRQENSEKFWATIGGMGLTGIILSAKFKLKNIETAYIRQESIKAENLDEIFRLFDESESWTYTVAWIDCLQKGKNIGRSILMRGEHAFRYELPENKNKNPLVLKKKFSPTVPFYFPGFVLNALTVRLFNFLYYKKQSKKEVKNFTDYETFFYPLDVVNDWNKIYGKSGFIQYQMVIPKETGKGGMKKILETIANSGNGSFLAVLKLFGKDNPEAYNSFPVEGYTLALDFKVNSKLKKLIDQLDEIVEAFGGRIYLTKDSMSRSSLTNYLTNVQSSKFVSLQHKRILNNTK comes from the coding sequence ATGAAGCCAAATTTCATACAAAAAGTGACCAATTGGGGCAATTTTCCGATTGTGGAAAAAGAAATGAGGTCAGAAGACAGCTTCAGAAAAATAAAGGAGTTTGTGCTGGATCATAATGAAGTCATTGCAAGAGGAAACGGTAGATGTTATGGCGATGCTTCATTGGGTGAAAATATATTTTCTACAAAAAAATTAAATAAATTTATAAGTTTTGATCGTTTAAATGGTGTTATAGAATGCGAATCCGGAGTGCTACTTTCTGAAGTTCTTGAGATTTCTGTTCCGCAGGGCTACTTTTTATATGTAACTCCTGGTACAAAATTTATTTCTGTGGGTGGCGCGATCGCTTCAGATGTTCACGGAAAAAATCATCATGCTGAAGGTTGTTTTTCGGAATATGTTCTGGAATTTAAGTTGATGGTAGAGAATGGTGAAATCATCATTTGTTCCAGACAAGAGAATTCGGAGAAATTTTGGGCAACTATCGGCGGAATGGGACTTACAGGAATCATTCTTTCAGCTAAATTTAAACTCAAAAACATCGAAACTGCATATATTCGTCAGGAAAGCATCAAAGCTGAAAATCTAGATGAAATATTCAGGCTTTTTGACGAAAGTGAAAGCTGGACGTACACCGTTGCGTGGATCGACTGTCTTCAGAAAGGAAAAAATATAGGAAGAAGTATTTTAATGCGAGGCGAACATGCATTTCGTTACGAGTTACCTGAAAATAAAAATAAAAATCCGTTAGTTTTAAAGAAGAAATTTTCTCCAACAGTGCCGTTTTATTTTCCGGGATTTGTTTTAAATGCTTTAACTGTAAGACTTTTCAATTTTTTATATTATAAAAAACAATCGAAGAAAGAAGTAAAGAACTTTACCGATTATGAAACGTTTTTTTATCCTCTGGATGTGGTGAATGACTGGAATAAAATCTACGGAAAATCAGGATTTATTCAATATCAAATGGTTATTCCTAAAGAAACAGGAAAAGGAGGGATGAAGAAAATCCTTGAAACCATTGCCAATAGCGGAAACGGATCTTTTTTAGCAGTTTTGAAGCTTTTTGGAAAAGACAATCCCGAAGCTTACAACTCTTTTCCGGTGGAAGGCTACACTTTGGCCTTAGATTTTAAGGTAAATTCAAAATTAAAAAAGCTGATAGATCAATTAGACGAGATCGTGGAGGCATTTGGCGGCAGAATTTATCTGACCAAAGATAGCATGAGCAGATCTTCATTAACAAATTATCTCACAAATGTGCAAAGCTCAAAATTTGTTTCTTTACAGCACAAAAGAATTTTAAATAATACGAAATGA
- a CDS encoding decaprenyl-phosphate phosphoribosyltransferase: MKKYLKLLRVEQWVKNLFVFVPLFFSGNIKNLDLLSKSIFAFIIFSLAASIVYILNDYNDIEADRQHPEKRRRPMASGAISKSKALSILGILVVIDIALIFFAQFYFNEILWKFATIIGIYFILNLAYTFKLKHVPIIDIFIIATGFVLRVQAGGYITGIFISQWATLLTFVLALVLAIGKRRGELINAQVSGKTRKALDGYNVQFADIALSISVTLAIVCYLMFTLSPEIQLKLHKAVFYTVIFVVFAFLRYLQQTLVYNRTESPTKIVYRDRYIQVTLVLWVAAFLILIYFKK, from the coding sequence ATGAAAAAATATCTAAAATTACTTCGCGTAGAACAATGGGTTAAAAACCTTTTTGTTTTTGTGCCTTTGTTCTTTTCAGGTAATATTAAAAATTTAGATTTACTGAGCAAAAGCATTTTCGCATTCATTATTTTCTCGCTTGCAGCCAGTATTGTTTACATTCTTAATGATTATAATGATATAGAAGCAGATAGGCAACATCCGGAAAAAAGGAGACGACCAATGGCAAGCGGCGCCATATCAAAATCTAAAGCACTATCAATTTTAGGAATTCTTGTTGTTATCGACATCGCTTTAATCTTCTTCGCTCAGTTTTATTTTAACGAAATTCTCTGGAAATTTGCGACAATCATTGGGATTTATTTTATATTAAATCTTGCATATACCTTTAAGCTAAAGCACGTTCCGATTATTGATATCTTTATTATAGCTACTGGTTTTGTACTGCGAGTTCAGGCCGGCGGATATATTACGGGTATTTTTATTTCACAATGGGCGACATTACTTACTTTCGTTCTAGCTTTAGTTTTAGCGATCGGTAAAAGAAGAGGGGAGTTAATTAACGCTCAGGTTTCGGGGAAAACAAGAAAAGCTCTTGATGGGTACAATGTACAGTTTGCAGATATTGCACTTTCTATCTCAGTAACGCTGGCAATCGTTTGTTACCTCATGTTTACATTGTCTCCTGAGATTCAGCTAAAACTACATAAGGCCGTTTTTTACACCGTAATATTTGTCGTTTTTGCTTTTTTAAGATATTTGCAGCAGACATTGGTTTACAACAGAACCGAATCTCCAACAAAAATTGTGTATAGAGATCGTTATATTCAGGTTACCTTAGTGCTTTGGGTTGCCGCATTTTTAATTCTTATTTATTTTAAAAAATGA
- a CDS encoding OmpA family protein, with protein sequence MKFNKTYISAFFLSSALLLTSCEAVQNSNHQQRGTAVGVASGAVLGGILGNNVGKGKNAALGAVLGGVIGGVAGNVIGNKMDKQAKEIKETLPGAEVERVGDGIKITLNESIVTFAFDSSDLTSLAKTNLDKLNTILVNNPDTNINIYGHTDSKGSDDYNQKLSERRANSVRSYLISKGISSNRLFALGEGEAMPVASNDTDAGRAKNRRVEFAITANEKMINDAQQGQ encoded by the coding sequence ATGAAATTTAATAAAACATATATATCAGCATTTTTCTTATCATCAGCATTATTACTTACAAGTTGTGAGGCTGTACAAAATTCTAATCATCAGCAAAGAGGTACCGCAGTAGGAGTTGCTTCTGGTGCAGTATTGGGTGGTATTTTGGGAAATAACGTAGGGAAAGGTAAAAATGCAGCGTTAGGTGCTGTTTTAGGTGGAGTTATCGGTGGTGTTGCAGGTAATGTTATCGGAAATAAGATGGATAAGCAGGCTAAAGAGATTAAAGAAACTTTACCGGGAGCTGAAGTAGAAAGAGTAGGTGACGGTATTAAAATTACTTTAAATGAAAGCATCGTAACATTCGCATTCGATTCTTCAGATCTTACTTCTTTAGCAAAAACTAATCTTGATAAACTAAATACTATTTTGGTTAATAATCCGGACACAAATATCAATATCTACGGTCATACAGACAGTAAAGGTAGTGATGATTATAATCAAAAACTTTCTGAAAGAAGAGCAAATTCTGTAAGATCATATTTAATATCTAAAGGAATTTCTTCAAACAGACTTTTTGCATTAGGTGAAGGTGAAGCGATGCCAGTTGCGTCAAATGATACCGATGCCGGTCGTGCGAAAAACAGAAGAGTAGAATTTGCGATTACCGCAAACGAAAAAATGATTAATGACGCTCAACAAGGACAATAA